A genomic segment from Salvia splendens isolate huo1 chromosome 13, SspV2, whole genome shotgun sequence encodes:
- the LOC121762339 gene encoding putative D-cysteine desulfhydrase 1, mitochondrial isoform X1, whose product MQLSGNKVRKLEFLLAEAVAQGADCIITIGGIQSNHCRATAVADKYLNLDCYLILFTSEKLVDKDPGLTGNLLVERLVGAHVDLISKEEYASIGGVALTNILKEKLLSEGRNPYVIPGGGSNSLGTWGYVEAVREIQQQLGKGSGGITFDDIVVACGSGGTIAGLALGTWLSGSATKVHAYCVSDDPDYFYDHVEGLTGGLQAVVSSRDILNIQNAKGLGYAINTTEELTFMKEIAKATGVVLDPVYSGKAAYGMMRDMAENPRKWEGRKVLFVHTGGLLGLYEKTEQIVPLVGNWRRMDIQASIPRQAGTGKVSRD is encoded by the exons ATGCAGTTGAGTGGTAACAAAGTCAGGAAACTCGAATTCTTGCTGGCTGAGGCCGTGGCGCAGGGTGCTGATTGCATTATTACTATTGGAGGGATACAGAGCAATCACTGCCGAGCCACTGCCGTGGCTGACAAGTATTTGAATCTCGACTGTTATCTTATACTGTTCACTTCTGAG AAGCTTGTAGACAAAGATCCTGGATTGACTGGGAATCTCTTAGTCGAACGTTTGGTTGGAGCACATGTAGATCTTATTTCGAAGGAAGAGTATGCTAGCATTGGGGGTGTA GCTCTCACCAACATACTGAAAGAAAAGCTGTTGAGCGAAGGCAGAAATCCTTATGTGATTCCCGGGGGTGGTTCGAATTCCTTGGGAACTTG GGGCTATGTCGAAGCAGTTAGAGAGATACAACAACAGCTTGGAAAAGGGAGCGGTGGAATAACATTTGATGACATAGTCGTAGCATGTGGAAG TGGAGGCACGATTGCTGGCTTAGCACTCGGGACATGGTTGAGTGGCTCGGCCACTAAA GTACATGCCTATTGTGTAAGCGATGATCCCGACTACTTCTATGACCATGTTGAAGGCCTAACCGGTGGACTTCAAGCTGTTGTTAGCTCACGCGACATTCTCAACATACAAAAT GCTAAAGGACTTGGCTATGCCATTAATACTACAGAAGAGCTAACTTTCATGAAAGAAATTGCCAAAGCCACCGGTGTTGTTCTCGACCCCGTCTACAG CGGAAAAGCTGCATACGGGATGATGAGAGACATGGCCGAGAATCCCAGGAAGTGGGAAGGAAGAAAGGTCCTCTTCGTACACACCGGCGGTCTCTTGGGACTATACGAGAAGACCGAGCAGATAGTGCCACTGGTAGGAAACTGGCGTAGGATGGACATCCAGGCGTCCATCCCTCGCCAAGCAGGCACCGGTAAGGTGTCTAGAGACTAG